The following nucleotide sequence is from Paenibacillus odorifer.
CTTCTCATCCAAATGCGCAAGCAGACGATTCAGTGCTTTTGGAAGACCCCGGGTCTTCTCCACTACTTCTACAGTACCTTCTTCGCTGATTTTGAGCAGCAACTTTATATTGAGTACAGACGCTACGGCTCCCGAGAGCCGACTAAGACGTCCGCCTTTCATTACATTCTCCAGAGTGTCCAGCGTAAAATAAGCGTTAACTTCCTCTATCTGCTGAAGTACCTTTTCCTTGAGCTCTTGCAAGCTTGAACAAGTTAAGGACCACTGCGCCGCCAGGCCGACAATCAATGACAGCCCGCCTGAGAAGTTTTTGGAATCTATAACCTCTATTGCATTGGTATGTCCTTCATCCTTATACATTTCCATAGCAATCATAGCCGTCTGATAAGTGCTACTAATATTAGAGGACATACAAATGACCATAATGTCAGTTCCCTCCTCCACTTGCTTGAACTTCTCAAGGAATTCGTTGGGACTTGGACTAGCTGTGGTAGGCAGCT
It contains:
- a CDS encoding DegV family protein codes for the protein MAIKIITDSGSDLPLDYMEKYNVSVIHLPVHFGHELMPADTDTKSFYAQMRESKELPTTASPSPNEFLEKFKQVEEGTDIMVICMSSNISSTYQTAMIAMEMYKDEGHTNAIEVIDSKNFSGGLSLIVGLAAQWSLTCSSLQELKEKVLQQIEEVNAYFTLDTLENVMKGGRLSRLSGAVASVLNIKLLLKISEEGTVEVVEKTRGLPKALNRLLAHLDEKQHDYEKAVIAIVHSNCEKLALEIKERILQKHPFKEVLLSSMGPVMGTYAGEGGIGVAF